Proteins from a single region of Gemmatimonadetes bacterium SCN 70-22:
- a CDS encoding glucose-1-phosphate thymidylyltransferase: protein MSPTTRAVILARGLGTRMRQGDAGAALDAAQAAVADAGMKGMMPIGRPFLDYVISALADAGLTDACLVIGPEHQAVRDYYGALETHRVRIHFAVQREPRGTADAVAAARDFAGDATFLVLNSDNYYPVEAYRLLATLGASGLVGFDRAGLVADGNIPEDRIRKFALVECDAAGFMTSIVEKPDEAAYARMAAHALVSMNLWSFSPVMFEACARVRPSVRGELEVQDAVRIAMRELGERFAVIPFSGGVLDLSSRRDVAAVARHLAGTVVRL, encoded by the coding sequence ATGTCGCCCACCACTCGCGCCGTCATCCTTGCCCGCGGACTCGGCACCCGCATGCGCCAGGGTGATGCCGGGGCCGCCCTCGACGCGGCGCAGGCGGCGGTGGCCGACGCCGGGATGAAGGGGATGATGCCCATCGGCCGCCCGTTCCTCGACTACGTCATCAGCGCCCTCGCCGACGCCGGGCTGACGGACGCCTGTCTCGTGATCGGTCCCGAGCACCAGGCGGTGCGCGACTACTACGGCGCGCTCGAGACCCATCGCGTGCGCATTCACTTCGCGGTGCAGCGCGAACCCCGCGGCACCGCCGATGCGGTGGCCGCGGCGCGCGACTTCGCCGGCGACGCGACGTTCCTCGTCCTCAACTCCGACAACTATTACCCGGTCGAGGCGTATCGCCTCCTGGCGACGCTCGGCGCCTCGGGGCTGGTGGGATTCGACCGCGCGGGGTTGGTGGCCGACGGCAACATCCCCGAGGATCGCATCCGGAAGTTCGCGCTCGTCGAGTGCGACGCCGCCGGCTTCATGACGTCCATCGTCGAGAAGCCGGACGAGGCGGCCTATGCGCGCATGGCGGCGCACGCGCTGGTGAGCATGAACCTCTGGTCGTTCTCGCCCGTGATGTTCGAGGCGTGTGCACGCGTGAGGCCATCGGTGCGAGGCGAACTGGAAGTGCAGGATGCCGTGCGCATTGCCATGCGCGAGTTGGGGGAGCGCTTCGCGGTCATCCCCTTCTCCGGGGGCGTGCTGGACCTCTCCAGCCGGCGCGACGTGGCGGCAGTGGCACGGCACCTGGCCGGCACCGTGGTTCGCCTCTAG
- a CDS encoding Na+:solute symporter → MSLTSLDWLIVVLSIVVSFAPAVILARRAGSSTAEFFTSGRSAPWWLVGVSMVATTFSTDTPNLVTNLVREKGVANNWAWWSFLLTGMMTVFFYARLWRRSNVLTDLEFYEIRYSGKAATFVRGFRAVYLGLFFNCVIMASVNLAAAKIANVMLGWPMWQTLLVCAVLNVAFAATSGLWGVLVTDFIQFGIAMTGAFAAAYFSLQQPEVGGLSGLFSKIPPQTLHLLPDFSDWGLTLSVLIIPLTVQWWSVWYPGAEPGGGSYIAQRMLASKSENDALAGTLFFNFAHYALRPWPWIITGLCSMLVFPELGDIARTFPYVDPKLIGHDMAYPAMLKFLPAGFMGLMIAGMLAAYVSTISTHLNWGTSYLVHDVYRRFVKPGATEAHYVMTGRLVTALLMVLAAGLTFVLDSARQSFELLMSIGAGTGLLYLLRWFWWRVSAWSEIAAMVTSFIVAVSFFVAGKAGMTTPSHIALIVGVAITTVVWIATAYLAPATDPSKLESFYRLVRPAGPGWNVVRTRTGLPASTDSLPMAMLGWVLGCAFVYSALFGAGSFLYGNRAQGMVFLAVFLASGAGLVRLLPRMWRTSES, encoded by the coding sequence ATGTCCCTCACCTCCCTCGACTGGCTCATCGTCGTCCTGTCGATCGTCGTGTCGTTCGCCCCGGCCGTCATCCTGGCGCGGCGGGCGGGGTCGAGCACGGCCGAGTTCTTCACCTCGGGGCGCAGCGCCCCGTGGTGGCTGGTGGGGGTGAGCATGGTGGCGACCACCTTCTCCACCGACACGCCGAACCTCGTGACCAACCTCGTGCGCGAGAAGGGGGTGGCCAACAACTGGGCGTGGTGGTCGTTCCTCCTGACGGGGATGATGACCGTCTTCTTCTACGCGCGGCTCTGGCGGCGGTCGAACGTGCTGACGGACCTGGAGTTCTACGAGATCCGTTACTCGGGGAAGGCCGCGACCTTCGTGCGCGGATTCCGCGCGGTGTACCTGGGGCTCTTCTTCAATTGCGTCATCATGGCCAGCGTGAACCTGGCGGCGGCCAAGATCGCCAACGTCATGCTCGGCTGGCCCATGTGGCAGACGCTCCTGGTCTGCGCGGTGCTCAACGTGGCCTTCGCCGCCACCTCGGGACTCTGGGGGGTACTGGTCACCGACTTCATCCAGTTCGGCATCGCGATGACCGGCGCGTTCGCGGCCGCGTACTTTTCGCTGCAGCAGCCGGAGGTCGGCGGGCTGTCGGGACTCTTCAGCAAGATCCCCCCGCAGACGTTGCACCTCCTCCCCGACTTCAGCGACTGGGGGCTGACGCTCTCGGTCCTCATCATCCCCCTCACCGTGCAGTGGTGGTCGGTCTGGTACCCGGGCGCCGAGCCCGGGGGCGGGAGCTACATCGCGCAGCGCATGCTGGCATCCAAGAGTGAGAACGACGCCCTGGCGGGGACGCTGTTCTTCAACTTCGCGCACTACGCCCTGCGCCCGTGGCCGTGGATCATCACCGGCCTCTGTTCGATGCTCGTCTTCCCCGAGTTGGGCGACATCGCGAGGACCTTCCCCTACGTCGACCCGAAGCTCATCGGGCACGACATGGCCTACCCGGCCATGCTCAAGTTCCTCCCGGCCGGCTTCATGGGATTGATGATCGCGGGAATGCTGGCCGCCTACGTCTCGACCATCTCCACCCACCTCAACTGGGGGACGTCGTACCTGGTGCACGACGTGTATCGCCGCTTCGTGAAGCCCGGCGCGACCGAGGCGCACTACGTCATGACCGGGCGGCTGGTGACGGCCCTCCTGATGGTGCTCGCCGCCGGGCTCACCTTCGTCCTCGACTCGGCGCGGCAGTCGTTCGAGCTCCTCATGTCGATCGGCGCGGGGACCGGATTGCTCTATCTCCTGCGCTGGTTCTGGTGGCGGGTGAGCGCCTGGAGCGAGATCGCGGCGATGGTCACCTCGTTCATCGTCGCGGTGTCGTTCTTCGTCGCCGGGAAGGCCGGGATGACGACGCCGTCGCACATCGCGCTCATCGTCGGGGTCGCGATCACGACGGTCGTGTGGATCGCGACGGCCTACCTCGCCCCTGCCACCGACCCGTCCAAGCTCGAGTCGTTCTACCGGCTCGTGCGCCCGGCGGGCCCGGGGTGGAACGTCGTGCGCACGCGCACCGGGCTCCCGGCATCGACCGACTCGCTTCCGATGGCGATGCTCGGGTGGGTCCTCGGATGCGCCTTCGTGTACTCCGCGCTGTTCGGCGCCGGGAGCTTCCTCTATGGCAACAGGGCGCAGGGGATGGTGTTCCTCGCCGTCTTCCTGGCGAGCGGCGCCGGGCTGGTACGCCTCCTCCCGCGCATGTGGCGCACGTCGGAGTCGTGA